ATGATGGCGGGAGTTTTTGCGACAATCGGAGTGCGACGTTTGTCGGTCTTCCTGTGGTTGTGGCTGGCACTTTCCGTTTTTCAAATATTCTTTGACGTGAGTTTGCTGAAAAAATTGTTCGTGCTTCGCTACGCACCGTTTTTCGTAGGTGGAGCATCTTTCTATCTGATCGCTCATAGCGATCGAAAGGCACTCTCTCATTGGCTGTTGTGTGTTGTCAGTTTTCCAGTCTCATGCTATTGGGCAATTGAGAAAGCACAAGGCATCCCCGATGTTGGCACTTTTAATTTCTTTGCCATGATTGCGTGCGTTGCTGCATTTTATATGCTGATGGGAAATCTGGGCCGTACGCCTGATTTCCTTAGCCGCCACAAAGGATTTTTTGGACTCGCCGGAAGGACGAGTTATCCCCTTTATCTAATTCACGAGACGATTGGCGTGGATATTCTTAATAAATTTAATATGCACGGTCTGGCTGGTGCGGGTTTTATTCTCGCTATTACCGTTGCAGCAGTTTGCGTCGCAATTGTTATTAGTGAATACATCGAGCGACCGGTTATCGCGCTACTCAAGCGCTCGGTGGCGCTACACCGTCCTACTCCGTCTGTGACTTAACAGTGATGTGATTCTGCTGTGAAAAGTCGAAAATTACGCTCTTACAAGGGCTGATGGCAGCGGATTTATTCCAATCTATTGAGATTGGCGCAGTTCAAAAAACTGCGCCGCCGAGATCAAGCGTAATTTAATAAATATGACTTAATTTGATCTGTCTTACGAGCGCTTCAAGTTGATTGGGTTTCCCCTCAAGTCTTCGACGGCAAAAATACGTCAAGCAATTTGGGGCACTGTGGCCAACTCACAACCCCGTCCGAACCCCCCAAAGCTCCGGAAACAACACCACATCCAGCATCTTCCTCAGATACTGCGCGCCATTCGTCCCGCCGGTCCCCTGCTTGAACCCAATAATCCGCTCAACCGTAGTGACATGCCTGAACCGCCACTGCCTGAATGCATCCTCGAGATCCACCAGCTCTTCGGCCATTTCATAAAGATCCCAATACTGCGTCGGGTTCCGATACACCTCGAGCCACGCCGCCTCAACCGAAGCATCATGCGCCATCGGCAGCGACCAATCGCGAGCCAGCCGCTCAGGCGCAATAGCAAACCCTCGTCTCGCCAGCAACCTCACCACTTCGTCATAAAACGAAGGCGCTTCCAACGTCGCCTTAACCTGCGCATGAATCTCCGCACGGTGCTCATGCGGCTTCAACATCTGCGCATTCTTGTTGCCCAGCAGAAACTCGATCTGCCGATACTGATAAGACTGGAACCCGGAAGAAGCGCCCAGATAAGGCCGCATCGCCGTGTACTCGGAAGGTGTCATGGTCGACAACACATTCCACGCCTGCACAAGTTGCTCCATGATCCGCGACACACGCGCGAGCTGCTTGAACGCCGGCGGCAACGCATCGTTGTGCACGTTCGCGAGCGCCGCGCGAAGCTCGTAAAGCGCGAGCTTCATCCACAACTCACTCGTTTGATGCTGCACGATAAACAGCATCTCGTTGTGATCGGGCGATAACGGATGCTGTGCATTCAGCACCGATTCGAGCGCCAGATAATCGCCATAACTCATCGACTTCGAAAAATCGAGTTGCGCGTCGTGCCAGCCATCGCCTTGTTCGGCAGCGCCCGCATCGGTGGCTTCGCTCGCAGCGGAAGCGGCAGCAGGCGCCGCCGAGCCGTGCCCAAACGGACAGCCACCGCGCGGCGCGGCATCGTTACCGTTCGACTCCGGCATCCCCGGAACTTGCATATGATCGTTCATCGACAAACTCCTCAGGTAACCGCGCCACGCGCTGCGAATTCGGGCTTACGCCACTGCTCGGTCGCGAGCACGTCACGCAGCGTTTCCACGGCGTCCCACACATCCACGTAACGCAGATACAGCGGCGTAAAGCCGAAGCGCAGCACGCGCGGCTCGCGATAATCGCCGATCACGCCGCGCGCGATCAACGCCTGCATCACCTCGAAACCGTGCGGATGCTCGAAGCTCACGTGCGAGCCGCGCGGTGCGTGATCGCGCGGCGTCACGAGCGTGAGGTCGAATTCCTTGCAACGCGTCTCGACCAGTTCGATAAACAGATCCGTCAACGCGAGCGACTTGCGGCGCACGGCCTGCATGTCGGTTTGCAGAAACACGTCGAGACCGCATTCCACGAGCGCCATCGAAACGATCGGCTGCGTGCCGCAGAGGAAGCGGCCGATGCCGTCGTCGGGGCGATATTCCGGGTTCATCTCGAACGGCTTGCGGTGACCCCACCAGCCCGAAAGCGGCTGCGAAAACGCATTCTGATGGCGCTTGGGCACCCACACGAAACCCGGCGAACCCGGACCGCCATTCAGGTACTTGTACGTGCAACCCACCGCGTAATCCGCGTTGGCGCCGTTCAGGTCCACGGGCACCGCGCCCGCCGAATGCGCGAGATCCCACAGCGCGAGCGCGCCTTGCGCGTGAATGTGCTCGGTGAGCGCGCGCATGTCGTGCATCTCGCCGGTGCGGTAGTTCACGTGCGTGATCATCGCCACGGCCACGTCGTCGCGAATCGCCGCGGGCAGTTCCGCAGGGTCATCCACGAGACGAAGTTCATAACCGCGATCGAGTTGCTCGATCAGGCCTTGCGCGATGTACAGATCGCTCGGGAAATTCGAGCGCTCGGACACGATCACGCGGCGCTTCGGGTCGCGCGCGTTCTGCACGCGCAGCGCGGCGGAAAGCGCCTTGAACAGGTTGATCGAAATGGTATCGGTGACAACGACTTCGTCGTCTTCCGCGCCGATCAGCGTCGCCAGCTTGTTGCCCAGGCGGCGCGGCATCGCGAACCAGCCCGCGCTGTTCCAGCTGCGGATCAAACCGTCGCCCCATTCGCCGGCAATCACGGCTTGCGCGCGCGCGGCCGCGGCCGATGGCGGCACGCCGAGCGAGTTGCCGTCGAGATAAATCGTGTCGGCGGCGAGCGTGAATTGCTCGCGCAGCGCGGCGAGCGGGTCGGCGCTATCGAGCGCGAGAGCTTCGTTACGGTCGTTCATGAGCGATATCGTCAGGGATGTCGAAAATGTCGAAAAAGAATCAAGGCAACGCACGCAGCACGGCGCGCACGGGGCTCGCATCGAGCGTGGCGAACTTGAGCGGCAGCGCGATCAGTTCGTAGTCGCCGGGCGCGATCGCATCGAGCACGACGCCTTCGAGAATCGCCATGCGATGCGCGCGAATGCGGTGATGCGCGTC
The Paraburkholderia acidisoli genome window above contains:
- a CDS encoding acyltransferase family protein, which gives rise to MVNRMLYCRAKIESASGKMKVNHITTLDAVRFAAALWVLSFHYTATEFVTAAAPFTKYGFLGVPLFFMISGYVIALSLASSSSPQRFLVNRLFRLYPAFVVCSVITIVYVAVFSGMPHFTLKEIALNATMMGEGLNIRLINGAYWSLTVEWLFYLMMAGVFATIGVRRLSVFLWLWLALSVFQIFFDVSLLKKLFVLRYAPFFVGGASFYLIAHSDRKALSHWLLCVVSFPVSCYWAIEKAQGIPDVGTFNFFAMIACVAAFYMLMGNLGRTPDFLSRHKGFFGLAGRTSYPLYLIHETIGVDILNKFNMHGLAGAGFILAITVAAVCVAIVISEYIERPVIALLKRSVALHRPTPSVT
- the kynA gene encoding tryptophan 2,3-dioxygenase — protein: MNDHMQVPGMPESNGNDAAPRGGCPFGHGSAAPAAASAASEATDAGAAEQGDGWHDAQLDFSKSMSYGDYLALESVLNAQHPLSPDHNEMLFIVQHQTSELWMKLALYELRAALANVHNDALPPAFKQLARVSRIMEQLVQAWNVLSTMTPSEYTAMRPYLGASSGFQSYQYRQIEFLLGNKNAQMLKPHEHRAEIHAQVKATLEAPSFYDEVVRLLARRGFAIAPERLARDWSLPMAHDASVEAAWLEVYRNPTQYWDLYEMAEELVDLEDAFRQWRFRHVTTVERIIGFKQGTGGTNGAQYLRKMLDVVLFPELWGVRTGL
- the kynU gene encoding kynureninase, which codes for MNDRNEALALDSADPLAALREQFTLAADTIYLDGNSLGVPPSAAAARAQAVIAGEWGDGLIRSWNSAGWFAMPRRLGNKLATLIGAEDDEVVVTDTISINLFKALSAALRVQNARDPKRRVIVSERSNFPSDLYIAQGLIEQLDRGYELRLVDDPAELPAAIRDDVAVAMITHVNYRTGEMHDMRALTEHIHAQGALALWDLAHSAGAVPVDLNGANADYAVGCTYKYLNGGPGSPGFVWVPKRHQNAFSQPLSGWWGHRKPFEMNPEYRPDDGIGRFLCGTQPIVSMALVECGLDVFLQTDMQAVRRKSLALTDLFIELVETRCKEFDLTLVTPRDHAPRGSHVSFEHPHGFEVMQALIARGVIGDYREPRVLRFGFTPLYLRYVDVWDAVETLRDVLATEQWRKPEFAARGAVT